Sequence from the Deltaproteobacteria bacterium genome:
CGCCCCTCGCGCGCGCGCTCGGTGCCGTCGGCGACGCGTTCTACCGTCTGGCGACTCCGCGGCCGCGGGTGCCGCGCCGCGCCGCCATCCGCCCGCTCGCCGCCTTCGACCGGCGCTTCGACGAGCTGTGGGCGCGCCACGCGGACCTCGCGCGCCTCGTCCAGGTGCGCGACGCGGCCTTCCTCCGCTGGCGCTTCTCGGCCGTGCCGGCGTTCGGCTACGAGCCCTTCGAGGTGCTGGTCGACGGCCGCCTCGAGGGCTACGTCGTGCTGCGTGTCCTGACGCTCTTCGACCTCCCCTTTGGCGCCGTCGTCGACCTCTTTCCCTGCCCGCTCGTGGACGACGAGGTGACGCGCGAGGTCCTCAGCTTTGCTCAGCGCCATGTGACCGAGCGCGGGGCCGCCTTCCTCACCGCGCTGCTCCCCCCGCGGCAGGAGCGCCATCTCCGCGCCTTCGGCTTCGTGCGCGTCCCGCGGGCCCTGAACCCCCGCCGGTGGTACCTCGGCGGCCGCTGCGGGCCGGCCGAGGAGGCCTTTTTCCGCGACATCGCCAATTGGTACATCACCTACGGCGACTCGGACATCGTCTGACCCTGCCCGCATGAGCCCCGCCACTCCGACGCCCTTCACGGTCGGCATCCCGGTATACAACGAGGAAGCGATCCTCGTGCTCAACACCGAGCGGTTGCTCGCCTTCCTCGACGGTCTCGGGCGCGAGTACGAGGTCATCATCGGGTCGAACGGCTCGACCGACTCGACGACGGCCCTCGGCGTGGACCTGAGCCGCCGCTTCCCGCACGTCAGCTTCTTCCACTTGCCGGAGCGCGGCGTGGGTCTCGCCTTCCGCGAGTTCGTGGCGCGGGCGCGCTACCCGTTGCTCGTCTCGGCCGACATGGACCTGTCGGTCGACATGTCCTTCATCCCCGCCGCGCTCGAGCTGCTCGA
This genomic interval carries:
- a CDS encoding GNAT family N-acetyltransferase, which produces MPARPEGQPSARTTRRLWVTRDFTPSDAAGILALREATFGAVDKARLLPEVWRWQFLDNPAGRGWVRVAEHDGRIVGQYAAIPTRFRADGAERVLAMSCDTMTHPDYQRQGMFVALAQELYDALEQLGVPVVWGFPNAASRPGFVGKLRWFDVHEFPTWVKPIRSRYVLERYVRSAPLARALGAVGDAFYRLATPRPRVPRRAAIRPLAAFDRRFDELWARHADLARLVQVRDAAFLRWRFSAVPAFGYEPFEVLVDGRLEGYVVLRVLTLFDLPFGAVVDLFPCPLVDDEVTREVLSFAQRHVTERGAAFLTALLPPRQERHLRAFGFVRVPRALNPRRWYLGGRCGPAEEAFFRDIANWYITYGDSDIV